In Blastopirellula sp. J2-11, a single genomic region encodes these proteins:
- the bioD gene encoding dethiobiotin synthase, producing MTTKPPLGLFITGNNTEVGKTYVTALIARQIVAAGIRLGVYKPAASGCRLVDGQLVAEDAVQLWEAAGRPGTLEEVCPQKFAAPLAPHLAARAEGKELDVDLLRSGAAAWAGRCDLLLVEGAGGLMSPFSDEQYVADLAHDLGYPLIVVAANRLGVINETLQTLITASVFRGGMDIAGVILNDLAPTPEDVSRDSNYAELTKRSTPPMLAHVPYSAERLPAQIDWLKLAQTD from the coding sequence ATGACTACCAAACCGCCGCTCGGCCTTTTTATCACCGGTAATAATACAGAAGTCGGCAAGACGTACGTCACGGCTTTGATTGCGCGGCAAATCGTCGCGGCCGGGATTCGGCTCGGCGTCTATAAACCGGCCGCGAGCGGATGTCGTCTGGTCGACGGCCAATTGGTCGCCGAAGATGCGGTTCAATTGTGGGAAGCGGCGGGGCGCCCAGGCACGCTAGAAGAGGTCTGCCCACAAAAGTTCGCCGCCCCGCTCGCGCCCCATTTGGCGGCGCGTGCCGAAGGCAAGGAACTGGACGTCGATTTGCTGCGCAGCGGCGCTGCAGCTTGGGCAGGCCGATGTGATCTGCTGTTGGTCGAAGGCGCCGGAGGGCTGATGTCGCCGTTTTCTGACGAGCAGTATGTCGCCGACCTGGCGCACGATCTCGGCTATCCGTTGATTGTGGTGGCGGCGAATCGCTTGGGGGTGATCAACGAGACGCTGCAAACGCTGATCACCGCATCGGTGTTTCGTGGCGGCATGGATATCGCTGGCGTGATCCTCAACGACCTGGCGCCGACCCCCGAAGATGTGAGCCGCGACAGCAACTATGCCGAATTGACGAAGCGATCCACGCCGCCGATGCTGGCGCATGTGCCGTACTCCGCGGAGCGGCTGCCCGCGCAGATTGATTGGTTAAAGCTGGCGCAGACAGACTGA
- a CDS encoding class I SAM-dependent methyltransferase, translated as MASKQKPRWQLPPGVTRGTMDYVESPAIADDYDEYFAFSDLFQFDEAVIAESIPPAGLVADLGCGTARALVPLVRRGNRGLAVDLSAEMLRVVAEKAQIDELDITCVQANLVDLSAIETNSVDHAICLFSTLGMIHGAENRAKFLEHTRRILKPGGKFVVHVHNFWFNLFEPSGFSWVALHLFRAHILKWHERGDKYYEYRNVPNFFLHVFSRGELLKALRAAGFEIDRVLPLATNRQNRLRASWLLGGFRASGWIVVCSA; from the coding sequence ATGGCCAGCAAACAAAAACCTCGATGGCAGCTTCCCCCCGGCGTGACGCGGGGAACGATGGATTACGTCGAGTCACCGGCGATAGCGGACGATTACGACGAGTATTTCGCGTTCAGCGACCTCTTTCAGTTTGACGAAGCCGTCATCGCCGAATCGATACCACCGGCCGGATTGGTCGCCGATCTGGGCTGCGGCACCGCTCGGGCATTGGTTCCTTTAGTACGCCGCGGCAATCGCGGATTGGCGGTCGACCTGTCGGCCGAGATGTTGCGCGTGGTGGCCGAAAAGGCGCAGATCGACGAGCTCGACATCACCTGCGTGCAGGCGAATCTGGTCGACTTGAGCGCGATTGAGACCAATTCGGTGGATCACGCGATCTGCTTGTTCAGCACGCTGGGAATGATTCATGGCGCCGAGAATCGCGCGAAATTTCTCGAGCACACGCGGCGCATCTTAAAGCCTGGGGGCAAGTTCGTCGTCCATGTGCACAACTTTTGGTTCAACCTGTTCGAGCCGAGCGGTTTCAGTTGGGTGGCGCTTCACCTGTTTCGCGCCCACATTTTGAAGTGGCACGAACGGGGCGATAAATATTATGAATATCGGAACGTGCCCAACTTCTTTTTGCACGTTTTCAGCCGCGGCGAACTGTTAAAAGCGCTCCGCGCCGCCGGCTTTGAAATCGATCGCGTCTTGCCGCTCGCCACGAATCGCCAAAATCGCTTGCGAGCAAGTTGGCTGCTCGGCGGGTTCCGCGCCAGCGGATGGATCGTCGTGTGCTCGGCGTAA
- a CDS encoding glycerate kinase: protein MKRTAAQLQTDLLAIWRAGVAAVNSERLLRDNVELIGDYLRLADVELDLRTIDRISVVGAGKAGAGMAAGLELALGEDLMQAKRLRGLLSVPEDCVRPLSRIELRGGRPAGVNAPTAAGVQITSEILDRVSNLGERDLCIALISGGGSALLTAPVAGITLADKQAITQYLSGAGADIVQLNTVRKQLSRVKGNGLAVACQAGHLVSLIISDVLGDPLDVIASGPTTPNPSTAADALQVLHDLGASDLPQFASIVSVLKNQQAAAPRPTSDVHNFVIGNNAVAVDAAGVEAERRGYSHAMTSARQSEGQAEAVGRHLAEMALRMRDSQGPDCLITGGEPVVQLAAEADRGLGGRNQQLTLAAYQRLCEASPAQPMNGIAILSGGTDGEDGPTDAAGAWIDAAGATQANNRQLAANDYLQRNDAYHFFEPLDRLLKTGPTHTNVCDLRVAVVDRIETESRK from the coding sequence ATGAAGCGAACCGCCGCACAGTTGCAAACCGATCTCCTGGCGATTTGGCGAGCCGGCGTCGCTGCCGTCAATAGCGAGCGACTGTTGCGTGACAACGTCGAGCTGATCGGCGACTATCTACGCTTGGCCGACGTCGAACTTGATCTGAGAACCATCGATCGCATCTCGGTGGTTGGCGCCGGAAAGGCTGGCGCCGGCATGGCGGCTGGTCTGGAACTAGCGCTCGGCGAAGACCTGATGCAAGCCAAACGACTGCGCGGCTTGCTAAGCGTTCCTGAAGATTGCGTCCGTCCTTTATCGCGGATCGAGTTGCGCGGCGGACGACCGGCGGGCGTCAATGCGCCGACCGCGGCCGGCGTGCAGATCACCAGCGAGATCCTCGATCGCGTCAGCAACCTGGGAGAACGCGACCTCTGCATCGCTTTGATTTCTGGCGGAGGATCTGCGCTGCTGACCGCGCCGGTCGCGGGGATCACCCTGGCCGACAAACAAGCGATCACGCAATACCTTAGCGGCGCCGGCGCCGATATCGTGCAACTAAATACGGTTCGCAAGCAACTAAGTCGAGTCAAAGGAAACGGGCTCGCCGTCGCTTGCCAAGCGGGCCATCTCGTCTCCCTAATTATCTCCGACGTGCTAGGCGATCCGCTTGACGTGATCGCGTCGGGGCCGACCACCCCCAATCCGTCGACCGCGGCTGATGCGCTGCAAGTGCTGCATGACTTGGGCGCGAGCGACTTGCCGCAGTTCGCGTCGATCGTTTCGGTGCTGAAGAACCAACAAGCAGCCGCGCCTCGTCCAACCAGCGACGTCCACAACTTTGTGATCGGCAACAACGCCGTCGCGGTCGACGCCGCCGGCGTCGAGGCGGAACGCCGCGGCTATTCGCACGCGATGACCTCGGCGCGACAAAGCGAAGGTCAGGCCGAAGCGGTCGGACGTCATCTGGCCGAAATGGCGCTGCGGATGCGTGACTCGCAAGGGCCTGACTGCTTAATCACCGGCGGTGAGCCGGTGGTTCAACTGGCTGCCGAAGCTGATCGCGGCTTAGGGGGACGAAATCAACAACTGACGCTCGCCGCCTATCAGCGACTCTGCGAAGCTTCTCCGGCTCAGCCCATGAACGGAATCGCGATCCTCAGCGGCGGAACCGACGGAGAAGATGGTCCTACCGACGCCGCTGGCGCGTGGATCGACGCCGCCGGCGCGACGCAGGCCAATAATCGACAACTCGCGGCGAATGACTATTTACAGCGCAATGACGCCTATCATTTTTTTGAGCCGCTTGATCGTCTGTTAAAAACGGGTCCGACCCACACCAACGTATGCGATCTACGCGTTGCGGTGGTCGATCGCATCGAAACCGAATCTCGCAAGTAA
- a CDS encoding protein kinase domain-containing protein, with translation MADLSAEEFAQRVLDFGLIEPSQLEAIWGQLGTREVSLGEFQNVLLRREILTNYQVERLLKGLKNGYFYGNYKVLYMIGTGTFARVYRTVHKDTGKVVAAKVLRRRFCEDPKRSGQFMQEGELGKALRHPNICPIYEVHSESNLYQQGTNYFLIIEFIEGQNLRDLLRIRGKFSPTDATKLMIDICSGLAYASERGLTHRDLKLSNVLISSRGRAKLVDFGLAAFAEQVQDDGAAANPRTVDYAGLEMATNAPRDDHRSDIYFAGAIYYQMLTGHAPLYETRDRQKRLAATRYTNYEPIARIAPDLPRSVAAVAMKAMELNPDKRYQSAAVMLNDLKLAARRLELGDDGAAGEIRAKLEAEGGGGPVAKFMEGMNKTVMVVEQNLEMQDVLRDRLKAYGYRVLVISNPERAMARFAEEGARAADLCLFSTVDLGSAGLEAFNQFASDPHTVNIPAILLLKERQASWKNDAKLGEHRAVMLMPIKVRQLRMLVRELLKEPAEEEVETS, from the coding sequence ATGGCCGACCTGTCTGCGGAAGAATTTGCGCAGCGTGTCCTTGATTTTGGTCTGATCGAACCCTCCCAATTGGAGGCGATTTGGGGCCAACTAGGTACGCGCGAAGTTTCTCTGGGTGAATTCCAGAATGTACTGTTGCGCCGCGAGATACTGACCAATTATCAAGTCGAACGCTTGCTAAAAGGGCTGAAGAACGGCTATTTCTACGGCAACTACAAGGTGCTGTACATGATCGGTACCGGGACATTCGCCCGGGTTTATCGAACGGTGCACAAAGACACCGGGAAAGTCGTCGCGGCCAAAGTGTTGCGCCGACGTTTTTGCGAAGACCCTAAACGTTCTGGCCAGTTCATGCAGGAAGGGGAACTCGGCAAAGCGCTGCGGCACCCGAATATCTGTCCGATCTACGAGGTCCACTCGGAAAGCAACCTGTACCAGCAGGGAACAAACTACTTTCTGATCATCGAATTTATCGAAGGACAGAACCTCCGCGATCTGCTCCGCATTCGCGGCAAGTTCAGCCCGACTGATGCGACCAAGCTGATGATCGACATCTGCAGCGGCTTGGCCTATGCATCGGAACGCGGCTTGACCCATCGCGACTTGAAGCTCTCCAACGTGCTCATCTCGAGTCGCGGGCGCGCCAAGTTGGTCGACTTTGGTCTGGCGGCGTTCGCCGAACAGGTCCAGGACGACGGCGCCGCGGCGAATCCGCGGACCGTTGACTACGCTGGTCTCGAAATGGCGACCAATGCTCCGCGGGATGATCATCGCAGCGATATCTACTTCGCAGGCGCGATCTACTATCAAATGCTGACCGGCCACGCTCCGCTGTATGAAACGCGCGATCGTCAAAAACGTCTCGCTGCGACCCGCTATACCAACTATGAGCCGATCGCCCGCATCGCGCCAGACCTACCTCGTTCGGTAGCGGCGGTTGCGATGAAAGCGATGGAGCTGAACCCCGACAAGCGATATCAGTCCGCCGCCGTCATGCTGAACGACCTAAAATTGGCCGCGCGACGTCTGGAACTGGGGGATGATGGGGCCGCCGGAGAGATTCGCGCCAAGCTCGAAGCGGAAGGGGGCGGAGGCCCCGTCGCGAAGTTCATGGAAGGGATGAACAAGACGGTCATGGTCGTCGAGCAAAACCTGGAAATGCAGGACGTGCTTCGCGATCGCTTGAAAGCGTACGGTTATCGCGTACTGGTGATCAGCAATCCCGAGCGCGCCATGGCCCGCTTTGCCGAAGAGGGAGCGCGAGCCGCCGACCTCTGCTTGTTTAGCACCGTCGATTTGGGCTCAGCCGGACTCGAAGCGTTCAATCAATTTGCGAGTGATCCGCATACGGTCAACATTCCGGCGATCTTGCTGCTCAAAGAGCGTCAGGCCTCTTGGAAGAATGACGCCAAGTTGGGCGAACATCGGGCCGTCATGCTGATGCCGATCAAAGTGCGGCAGTTGCGCATGCTAGTTCGCGAGCTTTTGAAAGAGCCTGCCGAAGAAGAAGTGGAAACGTCCTAA
- a CDS encoding beta-ketoacyl-[acyl-carrier-protein] synthase family protein codes for MAEPVEVVITGLGVVAPTGIGAPKFWNALVHGQSGISPLVQFSAPGFPANFGGEIRDFDPKIYVKPRKSLKVMCREIQTGFSAAAMAMEQAGLEPGSVDPERLGVVYGSEMFFSNYDDMISAYSRCLRDGEFQFENWGDAFTSEINPLWMLKYLPNMPACHVGIYYDGRGHNNTICSDSISSHVALSEGVAQIRRGHVDAMIVGGTGSRVAINALMFRGDELLSRRIFEPDKASRPFDKDRDGSVHGEGAAALVLESRASAEARGAEILAIVAGDANRYAAAEKGDPFATSAVANSITAVLADAQLSAADVSAVVANGVSMRKDDAYEAAAIAATLGDVPVTAPKSMTGHIGAGCGALDLVTATMMLHESLIPPTLNYETPDPACPINVITGEARAGTLNSVVCLAQNRTGQVTAVALKHA; via the coding sequence ATGGCTGAACCTGTCGAAGTAGTGATTACCGGACTTGGTGTTGTCGCCCCCACGGGTATCGGCGCGCCCAAATTCTGGAACGCGCTGGTGCATGGCCAGAGCGGTATTTCTCCCTTGGTTCAGTTCTCCGCCCCTGGTTTTCCGGCGAATTTTGGAGGTGAGATCCGTGATTTTGACCCCAAAATCTATGTAAAGCCGCGCAAAAGCCTGAAAGTTATGTGCCGCGAAATCCAAACCGGGTTTTCGGCCGCCGCGATGGCGATGGAGCAAGCTGGGCTTGAGCCGGGAAGCGTTGACCCGGAGCGTTTGGGCGTTGTCTACGGCAGCGAGATGTTTTTCTCCAACTATGACGACATGATCTCGGCCTATTCACGCTGTCTGCGCGACGGCGAATTCCAGTTCGAGAATTGGGGAGATGCGTTTACCTCCGAGATCAATCCGCTTTGGATGCTCAAATATCTGCCTAACATGCCTGCCTGTCATGTCGGCATTTATTATGACGGTCGCGGCCACAATAATACGATCTGCAGCGACTCGATTTCGTCGCATGTCGCTTTGTCAGAGGGGGTTGCGCAAATCCGGCGTGGTCACGTCGATGCAATGATCGTCGGCGGCACCGGATCACGAGTCGCGATTAACGCGTTGATGTTCCGTGGGGACGAATTGCTTTCGCGGCGCATTTTTGAGCCTGACAAAGCATCTCGTCCTTTTGACAAAGATCGCGACGGCTCGGTCCATGGTGAAGGAGCAGCCGCGCTAGTTCTGGAGAGCCGCGCATCGGCCGAGGCCAGGGGAGCGGAGATCCTGGCGATCGTCGCCGGCGACGCGAATCGATACGCCGCCGCCGAAAAGGGAGATCCGTTCGCGACTTCCGCGGTCGCCAACAGTATTACGGCGGTCCTCGCCGACGCCCAACTTTCCGCCGCAGATGTTAGCGCCGTCGTCGCGAATGGAGTCAGCATGCGGAAAGACGACGCCTACGAAGCGGCCGCAATCGCGGCGACGCTGGGCGACGTTCCGGTCACCGCGCCTAAAAGCATGACCGGCCATATCGGCGCCGGTTGCGGCGCCTTGGATCTGGTCACCGCGACGATGATGTTGCACGAATCGCTGATTCCGCCGACCCTCAATTATGAAACGCCGGATCCGGCTTGCCCGATCAACGTCATCACCGGCGAGGCGCGAGCGGGAACGCTAAATTCGGTCGTTTGCTTGGCGCAAAACCGAACCGGTCAAGTAACGGCAGTCGCATTGAAGCACGCTTAA
- a CDS encoding dicarboxylate/amino acid:cation symporter encodes MTAEEQQQPKQSSSGSFTGLILILVGIFAGALLGLFYGETMWRAAHGPTKAVETLQKTLAQKEQFSQRETDAAAATDDPQAKAKFEKEAARLAAQAVQVDARLKEVQAIADDTEKQRAAGQMYVPETVWMLTEFCGDVFLQILKLLVIPLVITSMITGITSLGDIRKVGRVGVFAITYYFITTSIAVLIGLILVLVIQPGTKSDDTFAYQSESVSAKERGTPVEKLLEVVRGKPGDPGSGMFPANIFQAATSTNVLALIVFAIVFGSALTTIGEEGEIVIRFFKAANEAVMKMVHLVMMIAPVGIFGLVASNIAKNGGAAGFGDQMQRIGWYVAAVTIGLLLHAVVLMVIVWYFGNKNPIKYALGMARALLTAVSTASSSATLPITIECVEENNGVSPKAAGFVLPLGATINMDGTALYEAIAVIFIAQSLGIQLGVGELLVIFLTASLAAVGAAGVPEAGLFTMVIVLQAVGLPTEGVGIILAIDWFLDRLRTTVNVFGDSIGAAVVDNLVVSRA; translated from the coding sequence ATGACCGCAGAAGAACAGCAACAGCCTAAGCAATCGTCCAGCGGAAGTTTCACCGGGCTCATTTTGATACTGGTGGGTATTTTCGCAGGAGCCCTTCTGGGGCTGTTTTACGGCGAGACGATGTGGCGAGCCGCCCATGGTCCGACGAAAGCGGTCGAAACGCTGCAAAAAACGTTGGCGCAAAAAGAGCAGTTCTCGCAGCGCGAGACCGACGCTGCAGCTGCGACTGACGATCCCCAGGCCAAAGCGAAATTTGAGAAAGAAGCGGCGCGATTGGCCGCCCAAGCGGTCCAGGTCGACGCGCGGCTAAAAGAAGTGCAGGCGATCGCCGACGATACGGAGAAGCAGCGGGCCGCTGGCCAAATGTATGTCCCCGAGACGGTTTGGATGCTGACCGAGTTTTGTGGCGACGTCTTTTTGCAGATCTTGAAATTGCTGGTCATTCCTTTGGTGATTACCAGCATGATTACCGGCATCACGTCGCTAGGAGACATTCGCAAGGTTGGCCGGGTCGGCGTCTTCGCGATCACTTATTACTTCATCACTACCTCGATCGCCGTCTTGATCGGCTTGATCCTGGTGTTGGTGATTCAGCCCGGCACGAAATCCGATGATACGTTCGCTTATCAAAGCGAATCGGTCTCTGCGAAGGAGCGCGGGACGCCGGTCGAAAAGTTGTTGGAAGTGGTGCGCGGCAAACCGGGCGATCCCGGCAGCGGCATGTTTCCGGCGAACATCTTTCAAGCGGCGACTTCGACCAACGTGCTGGCGCTGATCGTCTTTGCGATTGTCTTTGGTTCGGCCCTCACCACGATCGGCGAAGAAGGAGAGATCGTGATTCGCTTCTTCAAAGCGGCGAACGAAGCGGTCATGAAGATGGTCCATCTGGTGATGATGATTGCGCCGGTCGGCATCTTTGGACTTGTCGCGTCCAATATCGCCAAGAACGGCGGCGCCGCCGGTTTTGGCGATCAAATGCAGCGCATCGGCTGGTATGTCGCGGCGGTGACGATCGGCTTGCTCTTGCACGCCGTCGTCTTGATGGTGATCGTTTGGTACTTCGGCAACAAAAACCCAATCAAGTACGCGTTGGGGATGGCGCGAGCGTTGTTGACCGCCGTCAGCACCGCCAGCAGCTCGGCCACGCTGCCGATCACGATTGAATGCGTGGAAGAAAACAACGGCGTTTCGCCGAAAGCGGCCGGCTTTGTTTTGCCGCTGGGAGCGACGATCAACATGGATGGTACGGCGCTTTACGAAGCGATCGCCGTAATTTTTATCGCGCAAAGTTTAGGTATTCAACTTGGCGTCGGCGAGCTATTAGTTATCTTCCTAACGGCTTCGCTCGCCGCCGTTGGAGCGGCAGGCGTGCCTGAAGCGGGGCTATTTACGATGGTAATTGTCCTGCAGGCGGTTGGGCTCCCAACCGAAGGTGTGGGTATCATCCTGGCGATCGATTGGTTCTTGGATCGCTTGCGCACCACGGTCAATGTGTTTGGCGATTCGATCGGCGCCGCGGTAGTTGATAATCTGGTCGTCTCCCGCGCATAA
- a CDS encoding transcriptional regulator — protein MSQAPKTDRHEDTAQDELPKDLVELAIAIAQMPGDVRMKLEPIMNKVIDNSRRRRRIYTLVQEALSQLRLDMKYLMFDLEATRRERDQYKSGSSDE, from the coding sequence ATGAGCCAAGCACCCAAAACTGATCGCCACGAAGACACCGCTCAAGACGAATTGCCGAAAGACCTGGTCGAATTGGCGATTGCAATCGCTCAAATGCCCGGAGATGTCCGGATGAAGCTGGAGCCGATCATGAACAAAGTGATCGACAATAGCCGACGCCGACGCCGAATTTACACGCTCGTCCAAGAAGCGCTCAGCCAATTGCGGCTCGATATGAAATATCTGATGTTTGACCTCGAAGCGACCCGCCGCGAAAGAGATCAATACAAATCGGGATCAAGTGACGAATAA
- a CDS encoding fatty acid desaturase family protein, producing MSLADTRTAVSQQRAAARPDVSLVSARRIVHDLFKPNPVIYWTDFLVTYAIGVTAFQWVKPSPLFSLQQIGLFMVSCLMFYRLAMFIHELVHMRSGSFTFFRIAWNLMVGIPFLMPSFVYYPHMDHHRRKHYGTDKDGEYLALGQNGRWQMIAFVLGSFLVPIVTVFRYLILTPLTWISPSLRRLVLRHASSLVMDPTYIRPLPTAQAMRIIRLQEIACFLWCLAIAISVCTVGKYPFPFLIQCYLTGATILTINAIRTLGAHRFDNEEGEMTFVEQLLDSVNYPSRPWITTWWGPIGTRFHALHHLFPSMPYHNMPAAHRRLMEELPADAPYRQTNRVTLISGILDLWRRSREYERQQAAARQAT from the coding sequence ATGAGTCTCGCCGATACACGCACCGCCGTTTCGCAACAACGGGCCGCTGCTCGCCCCGACGTCTCACTGGTTAGCGCCAGACGGATCGTCCACGATCTATTCAAGCCGAATCCGGTCATCTATTGGACCGACTTTCTGGTGACGTACGCCATCGGCGTCACCGCTTTCCAATGGGTGAAGCCCTCGCCGTTGTTTTCGCTCCAGCAGATCGGGCTCTTCATGGTGAGTTGCTTGATGTTCTATCGCCTGGCGATGTTCATTCACGAGCTCGTTCATATGCGTAGCGGTTCGTTCACTTTCTTTCGGATTGCCTGGAACCTGATGGTCGGCATTCCGTTTCTGATGCCCTCGTTCGTATATTACCCGCACATGGACCATCATCGCCGTAAGCATTACGGAACGGACAAAGATGGCGAATACTTGGCGCTGGGACAAAACGGGCGCTGGCAGATGATCGCGTTTGTCCTCGGCAGTTTTCTCGTTCCGATAGTGACCGTCTTTCGTTACCTAATCCTCACGCCGCTGACCTGGATCAGTCCGTCGTTGCGTCGCTTGGTGCTGCGACATGCATCGTCGTTGGTGATGGATCCGACTTATATCCGTCCGCTGCCAACCGCCCAAGCGATGCGCATCATTCGGCTTCAAGAGATCGCCTGCTTCTTGTGGTGTCTGGCGATTGCGATCAGCGTCTGCACGGTCGGCAAGTACCCGTTTCCCTTTCTGATTCAATGCTATCTGACTGGCGCGACGATCTTGACGATCAATGCAATCCGCACGTTAGGGGCGCATCGGTTTGACAATGAGGAGGGGGAAATGACTTTTGTCGAACAGTTGCTCGACTCAGTCAATTATCCCAGCCGCCCTTGGATTACAACATGGTGGGGGCCGATTGGCACCCGTTTTCATGCGTTGCATCACCTGTTCCCCTCGATGCCGTATCACAACATGCCGGCGGCGCATCGTCGCCTGATGGAAGAACTGCCGGCCGACGCGCCATATCGCCAAACGAACCGTGTGACGCTGATCTCGGGGATCCTCGACCTCTGGCGGCGCTCACGAGAATACGAACGCCAGCAAGCTGCCGCTCGTCAGGCCACCTAG
- a CDS encoding response regulator, whose protein sequence is MSHLLVVDDAAVDRKLVGGLLENQTNYQVEYASNGLDAMEQIEAKLPLAVITDLQMPEMDGMQLVTQMRELYPTVPAILITGFGSEEIALQALLLGAADYVPKDALARELAHSVESVLQISDRDRPQQRLSHCLQYEELRYEIENDVRLVAPLVSKLQQSTIEMGIVDQHGSIRLGKAIAEAIRNAIYHGNLEISSSHLEHPDEAAAVRREEAPYNQRRVHIRANLAPDQARFLIRDEGKGFDLGQLPDVQEDPSRLTQSDKRGLVLIRTFVDEVIFNESGNEVTLVKISPAYS, encoded by the coding sequence ATGAGCCATCTGCTCGTCGTCGACGATGCGGCGGTCGATCGTAAACTGGTCGGCGGCTTGCTAGAGAACCAAACGAACTACCAGGTCGAGTACGCATCCAACGGGCTCGATGCGATGGAGCAGATCGAAGCGAAGCTGCCGCTGGCGGTTATCACAGATCTGCAAATGCCAGAGATGGATGGAATGCAGCTGGTCACCCAAATGCGCGAGCTTTATCCGACGGTGCCGGCGATTTTGATCACCGGCTTCGGCAGTGAAGAGATCGCGTTGCAAGCGCTTTTACTGGGCGCCGCGGACTATGTCCCCAAAGATGCGCTTGCGCGAGAATTGGCCCATTCGGTCGAAAGCGTGCTGCAAATCTCGGATCGGGATCGACCGCAACAACGATTGTCACATTGCCTACAGTACGAAGAGTTACGCTACGAAATTGAAAACGACGTTCGCCTGGTCGCGCCGCTCGTCTCCAAGTTGCAGCAATCGACGATCGAGATGGGAATTGTCGATCAACATGGATCAATTCGCCTGGGCAAAGCGATCGCCGAAGCGATCCGCAACGCGATCTACCATGGCAATCTCGAAATCTCGTCGAGCCATCTCGAGCATCCCGACGAAGCGGCGGCAGTCCGTCGCGAAGAGGCGCCCTACAATCAGCGCCGCGTTCACATTCGCGCCAACTTGGCGCCCGATCAGGCGAGGTTTTTAATTCGTGACGAAGGAAAGGGCTTCGATCTGGGGCAGTTGCCCGACGTCCAGGAAGATCCTTCCCGCTTGACCCAATCCGACAAACGCGGATTGGTGCTAATTCGCACGTTTGTCGACGAAGTGATTTTCAACGAGTCGGGGAACGAGGTCACATTGGTGAAGATCTCGCCAGCTTACTCGTAA
- a CDS encoding DNA-methyltransferase, producing the protein MSKVALDKLKNVDCVQGMSKLPDGSVDLVFADPPFNIGFKYDVYDDRRSADEYLEWSRAWMEQVARVLKSDGSFWLAIGDDFAAELKVLATRDLGMHCRNWVVWYYTFGMHCKAKFTRSHTHLFYFVKDPENFTFNDMSVRVPSARMLVYGDRRANPKGRLPDDTWVLRPQDIPDSFQAEEDTWHFPRVAGTFKERAGFHGCQMPEQLLGRIIKVSSSEGETVLDPFAGSGSTLVVAKKLGRRHLGFEMSPEYAAAAQTRIDEVKSGDPLTGSPEPSMSAPSTANGRHVKDVKPQGVKRTTKKKAATKK; encoded by the coding sequence TTGTCGAAGGTCGCGCTCGATAAGCTGAAAAACGTTGACTGCGTTCAGGGAATGAGCAAACTGCCGGATGGTTCGGTCGATTTGGTCTTCGCGGATCCGCCGTTCAATATTGGCTTCAAGTATGACGTCTACGACGATCGTCGTTCGGCCGATGAGTATCTCGAGTGGAGCCGCGCCTGGATGGAGCAAGTGGCGCGCGTTCTGAAGTCGGATGGTTCGTTCTGGCTGGCGATCGGCGATGATTTCGCCGCCGAACTAAAAGTGTTAGCGACGCGCGATCTCGGCATGCATTGCCGCAACTGGGTTGTCTGGTACTACACGTTCGGGATGCATTGCAAAGCGAAGTTCACGCGCAGCCACACGCATCTCTTTTACTTTGTGAAGGACCCCGAAAACTTCACCTTCAACGACATGTCGGTGCGCGTCCCTTCGGCGCGAATGTTGGTTTACGGCGATCGTCGCGCCAATCCGAAAGGACGACTGCCGGACGATACCTGGGTGCTTCGTCCGCAAGACATTCCCGATAGCTTTCAAGCCGAAGAGGATACATGGCACTTTCCGCGGGTCGCCGGCACGTTCAAAGAGCGGGCCGGTTTCCATGGGTGCCAGATGCCGGAACAGTTGCTCGGCCGGATCATCAAGGTTTCGAGCAGCGAAGGAGAAACGGTGCTCGATCCGTTTGCCGGCAGCGGTTCAACCTTGGTCGTCGCGAAGAAATTGGGGCGTCGTCACTTGGGGTTTGAGATGTCGCCGGAATATGCTGCTGCGGCTCAGACCCGGATCGATGAAGTCAAATCAGGCGATCCGCTGACCGGTTCGCCAGAGCCTTCGATGAGTGCGCCCAGCACCGCCAACGGGCGGCATGTAAAGGATGTGAAGCCGCAGGGAGTGAAGCGAACGACGAAAAAGAAAGCGGCGACCAAAAAATAA